From a single Anabas testudineus chromosome 5, fAnaTes1.2, whole genome shotgun sequence genomic region:
- the manbal gene encoding protein MANBAL: MSAELDLSPPEVPEPTFLESILRYGLFLGAIFQLICILAVIFPSSKGHEQEETESTDGKATEQMKKPKGPTPQIRQKPKKESKKKR, from the exons ATGTCTGCAGAGCTGGATCTGTCCCCTCCAGAAGTCCCTGAGCCGACCTTTCTAGAAAGTATACTACGCTATGGGCTGTTTCTGGGAGCAATCTTCCAGCTTATCTGCATCCTGGCTGTAATCTTCCCCTCCTCCAAGGGGCATGAGCAG GAGGAGACTGAGTCCACTGATGGCAAGGCCACTGAACAGATGAAGAAACCTAAAGGACCGACACCTCAGATTCGTCAGAAACCAAAGAAAGAGAGCAAAAAGAAGCGATAG
- the LOC113153908 gene encoding nuclear factor of activated T-cells, cytoplasmic 2, which translates to MTSGGLGLTEGLGQDINQDELDFSDLFLYNPPGEEFPVGCDKDDPGALLQNDSQPPLLVVDHHTAYVSTSNQSASSQHPSSHVVTTEDLSAAVFDSFRLPSRPGNIPAPSPRIEITPSGDSLSSQTLEPSPGSKALGAYRECVSPASSNSSTGWSAEVYSPVASPCVSPSNGGCNVGLSALDLCPGLQGIQTSSTHSSPGASPRTSITDETFLLPQHQRSTAPLPHQRSRSASPHGKRAYDQAHSCQGATPIKQRSRSPSPIPSPHEQQGSYYLHQYQCQADFQAQAPTSSSGVEGDWSLSSNLSRAVTSAVIQRQDCAYGEVYDWTTEQKRIGRAGADVKSESFYRLPTVWPVPHLPHHGAYSALSVAPLPSLEWPLPSRSGQYDLLIQQQPRSHHRAQYETEGSRGAVKTPKGGHPEVQLCGYQGTAPLGLQVFIGTADERLLKPHAFYQVYRITGKTVTTPSMERVINGTKVLEIPLEPKNHMRVVIDCVGILKLRNADIELRNGETDIGRKNTRVRLVFRVHIPQPGGQLLSLQVASDPVECSQRSAQELPAVERQDLDRCSALGGQQMVLTGQNFTPGSKVIFSEKTQDGQQIWEVEATVDRDKTQANMLFVEVPPYRDQTICHPAKVNFYVINGKKKRSQPQHFIYTPVIAIKAEPLDDYHLNSYCYPDSQTLSGLSMKSLYHHLEQDNNLQGFSVSPSLYHLATVDPRACMLTSDLLDDQPLYYQSKASTLINSPVLYHTANQRYTNTVSPLLDGSPRGSHPVTTPNQCVSTRAPVAKLSEAPQVGDSLDACLVSRHQQSFVPTSLSMGKSPPSRYIQGQAQVKAGCRVEPGRGNHEDRTSERVTVKQENLSYAYLEDVNDIIRRDLKGHNGE; encoded by the exons ATGACTTCTGGAGGTTTGGGGCTCACCGAGGGCCTGGGTCAAGACATAAATCAGGATGAGCTGGActtttctgatttgtttctaTACAATCCACCTGGAGAAGAGTTCCCTGTTGGTTGTGACAAAG ATGATCCAGGCGCTCTCCTTCAGAACGACAGCCAGCCTCCTCTACTGGTGGTCGACCATCACACTGCATACGTCTCCACCTCCAACCAGTCAGCCTCCAGCCAGCACCCCTCTTCTCATGTCGTTACTACAGAAGATCTGTCAGCGGCTGTTTTTGACTCTTTCAGGCTGCCATCAAGACCAGGGAACATCCCTGCTCCTAGCCCCAGGATTGAGATTACACCTTCAGGCGACTCTCTCAGCTCTCAGACCCTGGAGCCCAGCCCTGGCTCCAAAGCTCTGGGAGCCTACAGGGAGTGTGTGAGTCCTGCCAGCAGTAACTCCTCCACAGGCTGGTCAGCAGAGGTATATTCTCCTGTGGCATCACCATGTGTATCCCCTTCCAATGGTGGCTGTAACGTGGGTTTGTCCGCCTTAGACCTCTGCCCAGGCCTCCAGGGAATCCAGACTTCTTCTACCCACTCTTCTCCTGGAGCATCGCCTCGCACAAGCATCACAGATGAAACCTTTCTCCTGCCACAACACCAACGCAGCACTGCACCACTTCCCCATCAGCGCTCCCGCTCTGCCTCGCCACATGGAAAGCGTGCCTATGACCAGGCCCACTCATGTCAGGGGGCCACTCCTATTAAGCAGCGCTCACGGAGCCCCAGCCCCATCCCCTCTCCACATGAGCAGCAGGGGTCCTACTACCTCCACCAATACCAGTGCCAAGCTGATTTTCAGGCCCAAGCTCCAACCTCCTCCTCAGGCGTGGAGGGGGATTGGAGCCTCAGCTCCAATCTGTCCAGAGCAGTGACCTCTGCTGTGATCCAGAGACAGGACTGTGCGTACGGAGAGGTGTATGACTGGACCACTGAGCAGAAGAGGATTGGTAGGGCTGGAGCCGACGTCAAGTCTGAGTCCTTCTATAGACTGCCAACTGTGTGGCCTGTGCCTCACCTGCCCCATCACGGAGCATACAG TGCTCTGTCTGTGGCACCTCTCCCCTCTCTAGAGTGGCCGTTACCCAGTCGGTCTGGTCAATATGATCTACTAATACAACAACAGCCCAGATCTCACCACAGGGCTCAGTATGAGACTGAGGGTAGCCGTGGAGCTGTAAAGACGCCTAAAGGAGGGCACCCGGAagttcag CTCTGCGGGTACCAAGGCACAGCTCCGCTGGGACTGCAGGTCTTCATAGGGACCGCAGATGAGAGGCTCCTGAAACCCCATGCCTTCTACCAGGTCTACCGTATAACTGGGAAAACTGTCACTACGCCCAGCATGGAGAGGGTAATCAATGGGACCAAAGTGCTGGAGATTCCTCTGGAGCCAAAGAACCACATGAGAGTGGT GATTGACTGTGTAGGGATCCTGAAGCTGAGAAACGCCGATATCGAGCTGAGGAATGGTGAGACAGACATTGGACGCAAAAACACTCGTGTGCGTTTGGTGTTTCGGGTCCACATTCCTCAACCTGGAGGCCAGctgctctctcttcaggttgcCTCAGATCCTGTCGAATGCT CCCAGCGTTCAGCACAGGAGCTTCCTGCAGTTGAGAGGCAGGACCTGGACCGATGCTCAGCACTTGGTGGACAACAAATGGTCCTCACTGGACAAAACTTTACACCAGGCTCCAAGGTGATATTCTCTGAGAAGACACAAG ATGGGCAGCAAATCTGGGAGGTGGAGGCCACAGtggacagagacaaaacacaagct AATATGCTGTTTGTTGAAGTCCCTCCTTATCGAGACCAGACCATTTGCCATCCCGCCAAAGTCAACTTCTATGTCATCAATGGAAAGAAGAAACGCAGTCAGCCTCAGCACTTCATCTACACTCCAGTGATAG CCATTAAAGCAGAACCACTGGATGATTATCACTTGAATTCATACTGCTATCCAGACAGTCAGACTCTGTCTGGTCTATCAATGAAGTCACTTTACCATCACCTGGAGCAGGACAACAACCTTCAAGGCTTCAGTGTTTCTCCATCACTGTACCATCTAGCCACTGTAGACCCCAGGGCCTGCATGTTAACATCTGATCTGCTGGATGACCAACCTCTGTATTACCAGTCCAAAGCCAGCACTTTGATCAACAGCCCTGTGTTGTACCACACTGCAAACCAACGTTACACCAACACTGTGTCCCCACTCCTCGATGGTTCCCCAAGGGGTTCCCATCCTGTAACCACTCCCAATCAGTGTGTCAGTACCAGGGCCCCTGTGGCCAAACTGAGCGAAGCTCCTCAGGTTGGTGATTCGTTAGATGCCTGTCTGGTGTCAAGACATCAACAGAGTTTTGTGCCAACATCACTGTCAATGGGGAAGTCTCCACCTTCAAGATACATCCAAGGTCAAGCTCAAGTAAAGGCAGGATGCAGAGTAGAGCCAGGTAGAGGAAACCATGAAGATCGGACTTCAGAGAGGGTCACCGTCAAACAAGAGAACCTTAGCTATGCCTATTTGGAGGATG TGAATGACATCATAAGACGAGACCTGAAAGGCCACAATGGAGAGTGA
- the LOC113153909 gene encoding 1,25-dihydroxyvitamin D(3) 24-hydroxylase, mitochondrial, producing the protein MRAQIKKVPQIVELLKKKTVGLQHFKPTSSACVLEEKDAVEAAPCAHASSRAHSLDAMPGPTNWPLVGSFVELMRKGGLTRQHEALIDYHKKFGKIFRMKLGSFKSVHIGAPCLLEALYRKEGSYPQRLEVKPWKAYRDMRDEAYGLLILEGKDWQRVRSAFQQKLMKPTEVVKLDGKINEVLVDFVARVGKINDNGKIEDLYFELNKWSFETICLVLYDKRFGLLQEKVNEEAMNFITAVKTMMSTFGVMMVTPVNIHKRLNTKIWRNHTAAWDRIFSTAKVYIDKKLKRNDARAPDDLIGDILENSRLSKKELYAAITELQIGGVETTANSMLWAIFNLSRNPGAQRKLLEEIRKVVPPDQDPCGEHIKSMPYLKACLKESMRLSPSVPFTSRTLDKDTVLGDYAIPKGTVLMINTHALGSNEEYFDDVKQFKPERWLRETSTINPFAHVPFGIGKRMCIGRRLAELQLQLAMCWLVRNFDIVATDNKPLDVIHSGLLVPNRELPVAFIRR; encoded by the exons ATGAGGGCGCAGATCAAAAAAGTTCCTCAGATTGTTGAGCTGCTGAAAAAGAAGACAGTGGGGTTGCAGCACTTCAAACCAACATCCTCAGCGTGCGTCTTGGAGGAGAAGGATGCTGTGGAGGCTGCGCCGTGCGCTCACGCTTCCTCCAGAGCGCACAGTCTGGACGCGATGCCGGGACCCACCAACTGGCCCCTGGTCGGTAGTTTCGTTGAACTCATGCGCAAAGGAGGCCTGACGCGACAGCATGAGGCTCTG ATTGATTATCATAAGAAATTCGGAAAGATTTTCCGGATGAAGCTGGGCTCTTTTAAGTCGGTGCACATTGGCGCACCTTGCTTGCTGGAGGCGCTCTACAGGAAGGAGGGAAGTTACCCTCAGAGACTGGAGGTCAAACCGTGGAAAGCATACAGAGACATGAGAGACGAAGCGTACGGACTGCTCATTCT agagggaaaagactGGCAGAGAGTGAGGAGTGCCTTTCAGCAGAAACTCATGAAACCAACAGAGGTGGTGAAGCTTGATGGGAAAATTAACGAG GTGCTGGTGGATTTCGTTGCCAGAGTCGGAAAAATAAACGACAATGGGAAGATTGAAGACTTGTACTTCGAACTGAACAAATGGTCGTTTGAGA CCATTTGCCTTGTCCTCTATGACAAGAGGTTTGGTTTGCTGCAAGAGAAAGTCAACGAGGAAGCCATGAACTTCATCACAGCTGTGAAAACA atgATGAGCACATTTGGTGTCATGATGGTCACACCGGTGAACATCCACAAGAGACTCAACACCAAGATTTGGCGCAACCACACAGCAGCATGGGATCGTATTTTCAGCACAG CTAAAGTCTACATAGACAAGAAGCTGAAGAGGAATGACGCCAGAGCTCCTGATGACCTGATTGGtgacattttagaaaacagtCGTCTCTCCAAGAAGGAGCTGTACGCAGCCATCACCGAGCTACAGATTGGAGGAGTTGAGACG ACCGCCAACAGTATGCTGTGGGCTATTTTCAACCTGTCACGTAACCCTGGCGCCCAGAGGAAGCTGCTGGAGGAGATTAGAAAGGTGGTGCCTCCCGACCAAGACCCGTGTGGAGAGCACATCAAGAGCATGCCCTACCTCAAAGCCTGCCTCAAGGAGTCCATGAG GTTATCACCATCAGTCCCATTCACCAGCAGGACCCTGGACAAAGACACTGTGTTGGGAGATTATGCCATTCCCAAAGGA ACAGTCTTgatgataaacacacatgcactgggCAGTAATGAGGAGTACTTTGACGACGTGAAGCAGTTCAAACCTGAGCGCTGGCTTCGGGAGACCAGCACTATCAACCCATTTGCTCACGTTCCTTTTGGCATTGGAAAGAGGATGTGCATCGGCCGGCGGCTGgcggagctgcagctgcagttggCCATGTGCTGG TTGGTCAGAAACTTTGACATCGTGGCAACTGATAATAAGCCGCTCGACGTGATCCATTCAGGACTTCTGGTTCCCAACAGAGAACTGCCAGTCGCATTCATCAGGAGATGA